The genomic segment ATGCTTTAGTAACATGTAGCCTACATTAGGTAGCGGACGGTGTAAACGGCTGTCGGCCGTACTGACTTCTGTCAGTGTGGTGCATTTCCATCAACTAACCCCAACTGGATGGTAACATCACGAGATTCTGGGAACATTCTGTGCGGCAGGTTAGTCACATGACAGTACCTTGAAATACTGTATGGATGAACTAATAAACAAGGAAATACTAGTGACGGTCTAGCGTTATGGACCAAAGCCATTTTATTCAATACCAAAGTTGACAACTAATActgttttttagcattagatgccactTTCAACTACTAACAAatcctacattatacagtaaaagtgcacaACCATTGTTAGATGAGAagtttatggtttatttgtatattagctatttcttttgcagatttccataattacatcttattatgaaaacagaaagtagTGATGATAGTGagtgtttttttgggggggctcTAGCTAGATTATtgatcaatttaaaaaataaatgacagatAAACGAATGTCGATTCCTTGAACCGCAGTGTTTACTCTGATTGAGCACCAACCACATCCTTCGCTATCCAAATACGGCCATTAACGTTCAGTTCAAATGTAAGTCCATGTTGAAATTCCTGTGCATGGTAACCACGGAATTAATTTGCAGggacaaacaggaaattaaaaaaagattgaCTTGGTTTCTGACCTATCAGAGCTAAGAATGTCTTATAATTGGAATTGTTGTCACAGACtcgagatctgattggttaCCGCCTGGCGACACAAGCCTGGTGTAATATGATTGGATAAaaactttacaataatatacaacagTCGGAGCGGCGAAACCGAGCGGATATAATATGACACGAAGAAAACAGACCATGGAGAATCATTTATGACCTCTCTACAAACAAAATCTGAGCATGTTTAGGTTAGCAGAGAACGTTTTGCTGCGTCTGATGGCCGCCACTGCGTCCGAGTTTGCGTTGCCACGCACGTCCGTGCACGTGCGTCAAAACCATGGTAACCAGCGCTGAGTTAATAAAAGGAGCGCAGCTATGtgattttacacatttgccTCTGGTCTTGGAGACATTGGCAGCAACACAAAAATCTGCGACCGTATTAATTTGTTTTGCTGGAGCAATGGAGCGCCACTTGCCCCCGAGGATCTGGCAGCTCTGGAGAAGGTTCAGACGGTGGAGCCGCCTAGGCAGACAGCGGTGGCAGCCGGAGGGGGAAGGTAAGCGGTTCCTCCTAGTGTCTTaagtgtgtacagtctgacgGTCAACAATTTAAACACTAAATGAAAGGTTAATCAGTACGGAATGCTAATTGTAAAAGCAGTTGAATATGTTAACAAAGGTAGAAGCGTTGATATTTTGGTTTGCTTTGGCATAATTCTTCCCCATTTATCATTTGAGAtttggtaaaaacaaaaataaagatggcgccTTCGCGCCTTTtcttgagcaccatggcaacaaagtGCCCATGTTAGCTTGCTAAGCTAGACTTTTTTTTACCAAGTGCTATTGTTTTTCCATTTGGAgctaaaaatgtgtttgtttgtcaggcAGGTGTAGAGAATGTGTCTCATtgaaacaagacacacacacatgtgaacAAGACGTCTGAGTTTGTACTTTTAAAGAGCTAAAAACTGTTGTTAGTGTTGTACTGAGTGCAGCATTACCTGTCATGTGTGAAAACATGGTAGAAACCTGACTACTAGATGATGCATGTGATGCAGAGCGGTTAGTGCAGCTAATGTGAGCATAAATGCAGTTTAGGTGCTTAGTGTTACAGGCCTCCTGTTGTAGTTTGAATGAAAGATGAAGTGAGTTACAAATGTctgttctctgaccttcacacacagttgctgtgcACGGTCCACCTAGACTTCCTCCACCTAGACGTCGGAGACCTCGTTGTGACCCACCCACTTCCCACGTTCAGGAAGTTGGTCCCCCCACCTCTGACATTGAGGTACCCCGCTCTGACCTGCCTTCTTACTTACATGTTCCACCACGCTGGGGACACACACCACTTCCTCTTTATTCAGATCTTTTTCCTTCTTatcctcctccacgctctccctgttcctccttcttctattccttccacaccccctcctccctattctcctgttccttcttgctcttgtgctcctcctcattctcctccacgctctcctgttccttcttctattccttccacaccccctcctccctattctcctccacgctctcctgttccttcttctcttccttccacaccccctcctccctattctcctccacgctctcctgttccttcttctgttccttccacacccctcctccctattctcctccacgctctcctgttccttcttctgttccttccacacctcctcctccctattctcctgttccttcttgctcttgtgctcctcctcattctcctccacgctctcctgttcctccttcttctgttccttccacaccccctcctccctattctcctccacgctctcctgttccttcttctgttccttccacaccccctcctccctattctcctccacgctctcctgttccttcttctgttccttccacaccccctcctccctattctcctccacgctctcctgttccttcttcgttccttccacacccctcctccctattctcctccacgctctcctgttccttcttctgttccttccacaccccctcctccctattctcctccacgctctcctgttccttcttctgttccttccacaccccctcttccctattctcctccacgctctcctgttccttcttctgttccttccacaccccctcctccttattctcctgttccctcttgctctcctgctcctcctctttctcctccatgctcttctgctctttctccttctgtttcaccttcaccccctcctccttctcttctggTTCCACCTATTGTGGCTCCTTCTGAGCTGCCGTGTGTTCCCGATGCTGGCCTTTTCCTGTCTCCTGTTATTCAGGACTCAGGCTCCATAGTGGAAGGGACCAGCGAGGCCTTAGCGGTTGGGGAGAACAACGAGGCtcctagcagcagcagcagcacatctgctaGAGGTAGGAAGGACAGTGATGGGGAGGGGGCTGCTCCCAAAAgaccatgttttactgtgagacactgtgtcacacagtaaactTGGTCTTTCCCTTTGTTGGATGGCAACAGCCACCTCTTCATTCACGGATAACTGGCttctgtttctgacaggaccagtttatcctactgtcttctttttttctttcctgatttctttcttcataattttaaatattcatccaaaccctgagaactagcctttgcgtctggctgggcagttcttgtcccaggtagcgtctggcactgggacctttctttctttcctggatgaaTACAGGTTTGAATGCTAATATTTaacctgagaactagcctttgcgtctggctgggcagttcttgtcccagGTTGCGTCTGGCACTGGGGCCTGCGTTTAGAGTTCAGCATGGTGGtgggatggacttttctttcaccctgaaggctgagttcagcgcctggcagggccgtcgaccCCCCCCCATACAAGTTGCTCGAGCGTCTGGCAGGGTAACTATTATGTTTATTGCTATGTTTTCCTCTACAGCAATAggtcagttcagtcacagtggcactggggacacttgtcatctcccactgaagctcctcaaGGGCAGAGGAGGATGGACTGCAGTGTCATGTGTTATGGAGGGGACACATGGTTGTCTGCTGTTCTAATCATGCTccacaccacagggagcagtgccGATGATACTGATGTACTGaccagtgtgtctgtcagtccagtggacaaaggtgagtacaggattttgattgtgtgacaATTTCAAAGATGTCAAAGGACGTGGTTGAGTGggaataaatgtttgtattacattcAAATTTAACGTGATCCTACAAATTAATCATCTTTCGTCACATTCAGTTTCATAAGGAGAAGGCGATGAGGGCaccaggagaggagagaaggaggtgaggaggcacgTACAACTGTATTTGTTCTATTAGGGTTAAGATAAAGAAAAACATAGGAGACGTTACACTTATCTCgtgacactttatttgttttattattttttttctatagaTTACGTTAAAAAACACAAGGTAAGTAATTAAAGATGTTAAGTTGGGATAAGTTTTCATTTgactttttatacattttaattgacagTAATGTAATATTTTGTCGCTCTGCCTTTTGGCTGCACAAGGTGACACCAGGCAATGGTAAAGACAACTAAAATGTccttcaagtatttctctgatGTATGTACTCACTCTGcattctaatgctttcactttaccagaaaCGACCGATCTGGACCCAGGTCCTGCAGTCCAAGGAGATGCCAAACTGATTGCAGGAACTATGGCTGCACAATTACATTCAGTAAGCATGAGATGTCGTGGCTTATTCGTAGTATGTACTTTACGCCATGTGCTCTTAaaagccaatgttttcattttggttgcgacaggtgcagctgtggaggatggagacaacGACATCATAGaaccacctggagagaagttgtcacctgtgtctatggaggctcaatgctgtaagtaatcacctgagcagtaatttacctgagtagtaaagtggtgataagcttaacatctcaatgcagacttgtatgttaagaacacatctgtttgtgatgtttcttctagcatcctTCAGCTcttgctccctccagcctccggtccagacagaggggagcctcccagtcctaacCACACAGAGGAAGTGTTTTCATCACTGCTCTCTCTGTGCTactgggtttgggagactcttcacataatcagtggtgttggcctccatctgtaaacagaagacaGTCAAGACAAgtcattttctaaatattttgaaactaattgtaataaatacgttGCATCTTTAAcatcatttatttgtatttctttgtgtttttgtatttctttgtgttttactgtgtgaatatgttggtaaaatggtaaaaataatGACTCATTACTTTTGACACTTTCATAACACTTTCATGAAGTGATAAATAACAGACTGAGATGAGATTTTTGTTGTAACACTAGTCAGATTGTTCATTTGTCCATAGGAACTTCCtccttacttcactttactacatacatcaacttattgaatacatatgtaataattagcaagtctgcaacaataatgatgtaACTGCATGCTGCGTCCACACTGGTTCGTGACAATCTCCAGTTCCTGAGTTCATCTCTAGCAAAAGACAAGCTGATCTAATATCAGTGGGAGAAGTAGAACACTGTCACAGCCTCCACAACAGCCAATACACACTCTCTCTCAAGATGATTGAGAGTGATTCGTTTGGTCATCGTACAACTGCTTCTTCTGGGTTCATATCTACTAATTTCTTTGAAAACCGTCGTTGTTAGTTGGTACTACACTGCCTCTTCCTGGACAAGAGGagcaatgacatcagtttcaccacaacaaatacaaaaaatatacaaacaatttaaaataataataattagcttAGCTCGACGAAACCTGTGCAAAGTTCAAGATGAATATAagttattttttacttttctgtcagaatatttattttctgtatgaACCCAATTGgacaaaagaagcagcagaaatacagcagcaaaatgaagcagaacatgCCATCAAGGACATGGAGTCACTCTATGCACAAACTTAAAAACGTTTATCACAGGCCATAACAAAGATGCAAAAGAATCAGCAGCACATTGAAAGTCTGCTGTAGCAATAATACATGATTGAAAGATTGAATGAAACCACGGAGGCTATGAAATACATATGATTTGAACACATGTATGAAAGCGTAGAATTAAcataataagataagataagataagataagaaaacctttaatagtcccgcagtggggaaattacttctcacaacagcagtacagataagcgagaatacagctacagaacagtttgtgttggcacagtgcaaagcagtacagtacagttggagtgagtatgaggtcattgcagggttattgcacagtaatgggtataagatttgtaccggtaacaatatacatgattgttcacagatctacacaaatattgtgcagagcaggttgctatataaaccactgattaAGATTAATGAGAGTACGAATACCTTCATTAGTCCCAGAGAAAGAAAATTGCACCTGAGTATTAggaataaacaaagaaaacccTGAGCGTGTACATTACAACTGTAGATGAAGATACTGAGATGCAGGTGTACACAGTACAAGCATGTCACAAATAAATGAGTGACATTGGTGAAAagtgtaaatatggaaacatGGATGATGATTATTGCAATTTGTGAACATGTGCCAAAGTGTCCATGGCTgtttctccactgtgggacaatTAAATGCTtacttatttatatttttgattAGTGCTTCAGTATCAAGACATTTAGTCTTAATAATCGTAAATGTACCTAAACCAGCAACCAAACGCTAAGACCAAACGTGTTGGAGCAGTGtaaagcagagaggagaagaaacatACAGAATAAGTTTCAGAGGCGGGGATGGAAAGAGACCATCAAGTCACTTGTTGCTCAGTGTGTCCCAGGTCATTTCTGAAGTTCTGGTTTtgatcacctgctgctgatgggTTCATCAGAGTCTCCATTTGACAGATGTTTGCATCCTCCGACGCTGGAGTCTCTGAGCTTTCTCCCAAAAAGATCtctgaaaacataaacacagtttgtgATGTAGTTTTAGAAAGAAACATGTAAGTAATACTGCTGTTCCAAACACACCATTACATATTACTACActtgtaataatatatatatatgtagaaGTTAAAAGTATTAAAAGCTATATCAAAAGTTAGATCTAACCACTTAATAAAATAACCTACTGTACGGATCTTTCTCCATTTAACCAGGACTCCAAGACCAGCCCCAAAAAGGCCAGCTCCGAAGAGGCCAAGACAAACCCAGGCAAAGGCAATGACACCGGTGTTCTTCCCTTCTGAAGAAACAAGAAAGTCtgagaaaaaaagtaaaatagcaGCTTCCTCCAAGACAAACtactgtttgtcctttttcctgCGTTACTACCTCTTTGTAGCAGAAAATCATTTTACaatgatatataatataatcCAAGGCTGCTTTCACACTTTCAGATTTAGAACAAGTTACACCACTGTCAGCTTTCTGTTTTTAATCATCTGGTGAAAACCTCGCGGCCCTAACAGCTGGTGTAGTAAAGAAGGGAGAAGCTTTCTGAAGCCGAAGCTATGAATCAGCATACTAAGTTATCAGTAGGTAATTCCCCTTCCACAGGATGACTGACAAATAAACATGTAGCAGCtctaaaacacagacaatgacCAGGCCAATGATTAATCCACACTATGAACTTGTTTGTCGTGACGACAGAACATTTACCAGACGTACAGTAGTCATCTCGTCTTTCTTCGGAAACCTTGTTATGTTGGGAAGGACTTTTCTTGTGTTCATcactgttaaaaaaataaaatcagttaAGCACCCTTTAAATGTTAAAGTGATTAcgtctttattttctctgttACTTTACATCAATTTAAATCCATGCCGTTACCAAAGAGCATGACTCGCTGGGAGAGCATTTCTGAACCCCGGCCTTTTGGCACATTACAGGAGAAGTTGCCAGTGTCACTGAGCTGAGCCAAGATCTGCAGTGTCATGACTCCTCTGCTCAGGTCTTCATGCCTTAGAGCTGTCCTGTGTCTGAACTGCGTTTCCTGTAGATCAGGACAGTCCTTTCTATCGCGGTAGACGTGGACCACCTGCTTGTCATCTTTTTTCCAGTCAACTGTCCGAGTTCTTAAATTCAATGATGCATCAAAACAGCACTGCAGAGTGACATTTTGTCCCACTTGTGCTGTAACTTGGGGGGTGAAATGACCCattcctgcaaaaaaaaaaaaacattttagtgcACATTGAAATGTACAGCACCACCTCATCAATTAGCTTTGAGCAATTCCCAGCAATGGTGGGACACACATGAACTGCACATTAATAcagtctttttttcatttttgaaaaCTGGTTACACTTGGTAAAACATACTTTAGTTACTGTATTTGAATACTTTAAATCAGTGCAATTAACCAACAGCATCTAACTGAACATTTGTCAAATTTGTATCTAGTACTTTCTCCTGTTAGCATCAAAACACTTGCTTCTGTTGAAATTATCTAAACCTATAGATCAACTCCCTAAACAGCGCTGCATCATCCCTCAATAAAAAAACCTGCCTCTCTAGTCGTTGAGAAAACACTGTTCAACCCTGACACCTTGAGGAAAAACCGACACCAAACATGCAGATTTCAAGTATGTTGAAATCTGACTTTAAGTATGTTCAAATCTGCCTTTCACATTGTCGGTGGTTATGTCTGGTCGCTTACCTGGTATCGCTGTAGCCGGTACCCAGATCACTACTAACAATATTATTACAATCTTCATCATGCGACATGAACTACACAGCAACACGTTTGGAGAATGTAGACTCTCTCCTCCGTCCTATCACCCACTCATTGGCCTGCgttactcttcctcctctttgggATCGCAGTTCCTTCGGCCAGGCTCCtcggtcaggctgagagggggcggagctaaaccATTGGTCCAATCattgcagctcaggtgattggTCAaagcgcaatgcattctgggtgttttaGGATATGACtatttccagcaacaacaaccacaagcagcaacttgcttttcagccgTGAAGTATCACTTCAATATCAAAAAGTCACTTCACTTCGCTTCACTAATAAGCAGACTTGGCAACAATGGACCTCGCAATAAATAGCGCTATCAAGCCAACAGCAAGTCCCATGCATACCAACTGTATTTACAAAACAGTTAAAATGGCTAAAACGAACGACGAACGacattaaagctgctgttgttttaattattgttgATTTCATGGAGCATTTTAACACTTTGTATGGACATGGTCCAAGTAATCCAAAACCTTAGTGGAGTCGAGCACTGGGGGAGAGAGTCGTATGGTGTTATACTGTAGGTTACAAACAGTTAAAATGTACACAAACCACCTTAAGATGGTAcattgattattatttttgctcatattaagagaaacgagaaaaccggtgtgttttgtgtttaatattcagGACAAATCAACCAGAAGACGACTTGATTGGCagcataaatacattacatggTTTGCAAGTGAGCACAAATTCGACATTCCCACTTACAGTCACCAAACTTCTGAACAGGTCTTCAGCATCTAAACAGcccatttgtttcattttattcctCCTTGTGAGCCAAATACTCATCTTTGCCTGTACAATCAGATTAACCAAGCACACATGTCTACCTTGTGATGCACTGTAAACAGGTCAAAACATAAAAAGCTTATTGTCCTCTGTGACCACTTATCACATTCAGTCTCAGTAAACCTGTTTCTTTGTAAGAGACATGATGTGATTTCTACTGAATTTTAAGGTAAACTGTCAAATTGAACAACacacttattatttttatatgtgtATTTGGTAAATCTATATATGTACTAAAGTGAAGTAAGGAAGAAGGTGATAGAAACAAATGAACATCCTGATTTGTGTAACAACACTATTCTGATTTACTATTTCCAACAGatgtttttaccattttaccaaAATAGTCACAATCTCATAGTGGAAGTAAATCGTGAAACATTACAGAGAAAAGTATATGTTTAACATTAAATtgatttattgaagcttgtattACATGGTTCTAAATTGTGAAAGTGATGCTTGATGTCTCGTCCTGACCATCTCCTGCTCAAGGGAGACCAACAGTGAGTTGAAGAGCTTccaacccagcagcacagaggaagcagtggtCCAGTCACTTCCTTTATGTGGAGCGATCAGAGAGGTGCAGGCTGCAAGAAGAAGCATCATAAACAAATGTATTGTTAACATACATCTCTACATTGTCAGTTTAAGTTTATGTCACTACTATTATTCAAGTAAATTACTGCTCGGGTGATGACTTACCGTACTgaaccttcagaaacagaggtGATGACATCTCTCCAGGTCCTGTGGCCGTCATTTGGTCTCAAGGAAACTATTAATgaagttctccagcctccacagctacaCCTGTCATCAGGACTCTACACACGCTCACTTAGCTCTGGTATTCCTCGACTGAATTAATTTTTCTAAGAAGgcaaagaggaaacaaagagagggagcgagataGAAAAGGGAGCGAGCTTGGAGAAAGCGGTAGGAAGAGAGTGAGTTTGGAGTgagagaaggatggagggacagggagcaagaggagggagagagggaactTGGAGAGagacaaggagggaggaagagagaccTGGAAGGAATCCAGGAGGCATCTAAAAGTGATGCGCAGGCAGTCAGACAACCCTAACTCCAAGCCTAAGCCCAATGCTCCTCTCCATGTGGAGGAGATGCGGCCTGTTTGTCAAATGGTCATGCTCATGAGTCAAAGATCATGACCatgggtgagagaaggtacaTGGATCCACTGGTGAATGGCGGGAGGACAGGGGGCTCATCTGAAGGGGGAGGAGCACACTCATCCTCatcagcttttccagtcagggctACTGAAACCAGTCGCAGCTGTCATTTGTCCTaaggctgtggttctgctggactgGGTGAATTGAATAATGTATCTTTCTATGTGTGTATCTGGGTGAAAGGCAGCAATTACCcaggacaggtcgccagtccatcacagaaccacataCACAGGCCAAGAGGGACTAACTATCACTAGAGTCtttagactgtgggaggaaacacggTGATATgagaagaacatgcaaactcctcaGAGAAAAGCACCTGGGCCacctggga from the Betta splendens chromosome 15, fBetSpl5.4, whole genome shotgun sequence genome contains:
- the LOC114841799 gene encoding uncharacterized protein LOC114841799 isoform X2, with amino-acid sequence MRWCCTFQCALKCFFFFAGMGHFTPQVTAQVGQNVTLQCCFDASLNLRTRTVDWKKDDKQVVHVYRDRKDCPDLQETQFRHRTALRHEDLSRGVMTLQILAQLSDTGNFSCNVPKGRGSEMLSQRVMLFVMNTRKVLPNITRFPKKDEMTTKGRTPVSLPLPGFVLASSELAFLGLVLESWLNGERSVQDLFGRKLRDSSVGGCKHLSNGDSDEPISSRWRPTPLIM
- the LOC114841799 gene encoding uncharacterized protein LOC114841799 isoform X1; the encoded protein is MRWCCTFQCALKCFFFFAGMGHFTPQVTAQVGQNVTLQCCFDASLNLRTRTVDWKKDDKQVVHVYRDRKDCPDLQETQFRHRTALRHEDLSRGVMTLQILAQLSDTGNFSCNVPKGRGSEMLSQRVMLFVMNTRKVLPNITRFPKKDEMTTVRLKGRTPVSLPLPGFVLASSELAFLGLVLESWLNGERSVQDLFGRKLRDSSVGGCKHLSNGDSDEPISSRWRPTPLIM